The Sulfurimonas sp. HSL3-2 genome segment GATAGTCCAGCGTATGCCCGATATCTCTCCTTTTATGGCAAAAGCTTTGTACATCTATAAACCGACTTCAAAGCTCTCTTTAGGAACGGCATGGAGGTATTTTTCGGCGACTACTCAAACACGTATGCCATGGGTCGTCAGTAGTGTAGAAGCGGGAGACTATAAAGCTGCTGTGCATGAAGTCCATATTGTTGATGAAACACTCACATACAGATTTACGCCGCATAGTCAAATACAGGCAACAATAAAAAATCTCTTTAACGCTCAGGTTTTACAACCCTCTTATTATTATGATTCAGCACATGAAGGGATACAGCGTGAAGGAAGAAATTATCTTATAAAATACATTCATAAGTTTTAGATCTTTAGTCCAGATATAAGATCTCCTGATTGATGGTGTTGATTAATCTCTCTCCGACTTGTATGGAGATGATCCCATGCTTCATCGACTCTTGGATGGAGTCTTTTTGTTTTAAAAGCAATCTTTTCAAAGAGGTCTTAAACTCATAGTTTTTCACATTCGGGTCTTTTGCCAGCTCCTCGATGATCTCTTTTGCTTTTTCGATATCTTTTGTATTATGGTCCGATAGAAGCTGATAGACATGAGTCGATATCAAGGCATCCTTATACATACTTTCAAGTTCCTGAGCCGCACCGTTAATTGCTATAAGTCTGCCTTTTTCAAGCTCATACTCTTCAAGGTTCTTATCTCTTCCGCCAATGTGAAGGATATTTAGCAGTTTTCCGATAGAGAGACCCTGCACGATCAAAGAGAACCCTACGACGCCGAAGGTCATAATCAAGATGATGTCTCTAAACTCATAATCTTTAGGGATGGCAAGAGCCAGCGCCATGGCAAGAGCTCCTCTTACACCGCCCCATACAAATACAGTCTGCCATTTAAAATCGATCTTTTTGTCGATTCTGTTTACGATCTGGGTCAACACAAGTATCGATACTGTTCTGCCGATCAAAACGGAGAGAATGGCTATGATGATATAGTGAAAGTTTGTAAAGATATTGACGATTCCGACCTCTAATCCGATGATGAAAAATACGACAGAGTTGATGACAAATGCGATGTAATCCCAAAAATCTTTTACGGATACTCTCGTTGTCGGACTCATCCCTATCTTTGTTCCATATGTACCTACCATAAGACCGGCAGCTATAACAGAGATGACACCGGATGCATGGAAGTACTCGGCGGTTATATAGGAAAGATAGGTTAAGATCGTAGTCAGGGTGATCTCTATAAGATGGTCATCTATCAGGGCTGTGATCCTTGAAAAAGTAAGTCCTAAAATGGTACCGATCAGTGCTCCTCCAAATGCGACTTCTATGAACTCTTTGAGTCCGTAGATAAAGCTGAAATGACTATGAGATACTATTGCCGATAAGATAATGCCGTACACGACGACTGAAACACCGTCGTTTAGTAAGCTTTCACCCTCGATGATCGAAGAAAGTCTTTTTGGCACACCCAGTTGTTTAAATATAGCAAGGACTGAGATGGGGTCTGTCGAAGAGATAACGGCTCCAAAGAGCAGACAAGCCATTAACGGCATGACACCGTCTGTACTAAAAAGTGAAAATGTACCTTGAAGTAGAAACCCTGTGACAAAAACAGCGACGATCACTCCAAAAACAGCATATATCAATATAGGTTTGACATTCTCTTTTAGTTCATTGGCATTTAAATTAAAAGCTGCTTCAAATAGGAGTGGAGGAAGAAGAACATGGAAGATAAGTTCAGGCGTTAAATGGATATCGGGAAAAATATCAAAAAAGCTTAAAATGATCCCGGCAAATATCAACGCTATCGTGTATGGCAGTTTGCTGTAGTGTCTGACTCCCATAGCAACGGACACTATGGCCATAAAGAGTAATATTATCTCTATTTCAATTGAAGAGTGTATGATAAACTCCTTCTTGCGTTGTTGATAATTATATCTTAAATTCAATACATCTTATGTGATAGAGATCAATCCTCGTTTGAGATAATCGTTATTGAATTTATTTTTCATGGATGGATCCTGCATCATGATCTTGAGCGCTTCAAATGTACCGTATCTCTTTCTATAAGGTCTATCCGTCGTTAATGCATCAAACACATCGCAGATAGCTATAATTGCACCGAAATCGCTGATTTCATATTGTTTCAAGCCATTTGGGTATCCGCTTCCGTCAAATCTCTCTTGATGATGTTTAACAGCATCTATTATCAAAGTGTCATTGATATTGTTTTCTCTTAAAATCTGCAGACTATGCTCGACGCGTTTATATATCTGTTCCAACTCCTCTTTATTAAGTTCAGAGCTTTTATCGATAATATAAGTAACGCGTTTTTTCCCAATATCATGTAGAAGTGCCGCTTGCCCCAGTTTTAAAAGTTGCTCATCATTTAAGTTGAGGATATATCCAAGATGAAGAGCATACACCGTGACATTGAGTGAGTGTACGGGAAGTTTATGGTCATTATGCATCATAGGCATAATATTTTTTAAGTAACTGTTATTGTTTCTGAATAAAAAAATGATCGATTCTATGATAGATACGGTACATAATTGATCTATTTTATTGTCTTTGTTATCTAAATAGTCGGCAAAAAGCTTCTGCACTGCATCATAAAGGAGCTGAAGTGTTTTAGCAGAGTCTTTTTTATCACGTTTAATACGGATAAGCAGTGTCTTGCAATTGACCTTTTTTATATTATCGCTAATATGTGTATGTTTTTTGGCTTTATTCAATACGTATAAGGTGCTGTGTGTCTGTAAAGCCGTATATAGTTTTTGAGTAAGAACAGTTCCGGCTTCTATGATTATGATATATTTGTCGGATCTTTTTATATATATGTCATCAGAAACCGTGTCGCCAACCTGCAAACCGCTTGCATCGAACAGACTATATGATTCATCGGCAAAATCTTCGGTGATCTCGATTATTTTCATTGTAGGCAACTCGGATCAGTCAATAATTGTATATTTTTAAAAATTTTTGTCATGTTGAAAATTTGTTTATTCCTTGATGAATCTTATCGTTATTTAGTAAAGATATAATTATATCCAATTGATAATGTCGGTACTATAAATATCTTCTAACAATTAAATTTTTTATTTTGTGATAGAATTATACAAATAGATGAGTGTCGTCTAAAAATTATTGTTAGGTTCGTTTATGGAAGAAGTATCGATGTTAGATAAGTTGGATTCAAAGGTTTCTGAGATGATACATCAGTATCACAATTTAAAAGGTGAGAACGAGATGTTGAGAAATGAGTTGATGACGTTAAAAGCTGAGCGTGAGATAAAAGATCAAGAGATAGAGAGACTTGCTCAGGAAAATGCTAATAAAGATATGGAAATAGAAGAGATCGTAAATAAAATCGAAAGTATATTAAGTTAATAGCCTATGAGTAAAAAAATATCTATAACCATCGGCGGCAAGCGTTTTGACCTTAATATAGACGATCAGTTCGCTCCGTTTTTGCATAAGCAGATGTCAGTGGATCTAAATGTCGACGGCAATAATGAAGTAAAAAAGATCTTAGAAGCTTATGTCAGAAAAACGTATGAACTATACACGGCGGAACATAAGGTAGAAGAGATTTTAAAAAAATTTGACTAATTTATATTATTATAAGCTTTTTTATATATAATTTCGTTCTCTTTAATATACGTGCGTCCATAGCTCAGCTGGATAGAGCACCGGTTTGCGGTACCGGCGGTCAGAGGTTCGAATCCTCTTGGGCGTACCATTCTTTTATAAAAATCCCCTAAAATATGCTACTTTATGCTAATATATCATCACAAAAAGTTTATAAGTTATTCAAATATGAATAAAAATAAATTGGAAAGATATACGTATAAATAATTTATTGCGAGAAAAATATGAATTTAAGAAAGATATTAATAAGCTTGATGTTTATTCTATCGTTTGCTCTGCTGGTTATAGTACTGATTAAACTCTCTTTA includes the following:
- a CDS encoding Na+/H+ antiporter, coding for MNLRYNYQQRKKEFIIHSSIEIEIILLFMAIVSVAMGVRHYSKLPYTIALIFAGIILSFFDIFPDIHLTPELIFHVLLPPLLFEAAFNLNANELKENVKPILIYAVFGVIVAVFVTGFLLQGTFSLFSTDGVMPLMACLLFGAVISSTDPISVLAIFKQLGVPKRLSSIIEGESLLNDGVSVVVYGIILSAIVSHSHFSFIYGLKEFIEVAFGGALIGTILGLTFSRITALIDDHLIEITLTTILTYLSYITAEYFHASGVISVIAAGLMVGTYGTKIGMSPTTRVSVKDFWDYIAFVINSVVFFIIGLEVGIVNIFTNFHYIIIAILSVLIGRTVSILVLTQIVNRIDKKIDFKWQTVFVWGGVRGALAMALALAIPKDYEFRDIILIMTFGVVGFSLIVQGLSIGKLLNILHIGGRDKNLEEYELEKGRLIAINGAAQELESMYKDALISTHVYQLLSDHNTKDIEKAKEIIEELAKDPNVKNYEFKTSLKRLLLKQKDSIQESMKHGIISIQVGERLINTINQEILYLD
- a CDS encoding HD domain-containing phosphohydrolase; translation: MKIIEITEDFADESYSLFDASGLQVGDTVSDDIYIKRSDKYIIIIEAGTVLTQKLYTALQTHSTLYVLNKAKKHTHISDNIKKVNCKTLLIRIKRDKKDSAKTLQLLYDAVQKLFADYLDNKDNKIDQLCTVSIIESIIFLFRNNNSYLKNIMPMMHNDHKLPVHSLNVTVYALHLGYILNLNDEQLLKLGQAALLHDIGKKRVTYIIDKSSELNKEELEQIYKRVEHSLQILRENNINDTLIIDAVKHHQERFDGSGYPNGLKQYEISDFGAIIAICDVFDALTTDRPYRKRYGTFEALKIMMQDPSMKNKFNNDYLKRGLISIT
- the zapB gene encoding cell division protein ZapB — translated: MEEVSMLDKLDSKVSEMIHQYHNLKGENEMLRNELMTLKAEREIKDQEIERLAQENANKDMEIEEIVNKIESILS